Genomic segment of Zootoca vivipara chromosome 4, rZooViv1.1, whole genome shotgun sequence:
GCCAGAAACCAAGGAGGAGGAATTATCcatgaaaacaaaggaaaatgatCACCAAGCCAAAGGTAAGAAGGTGGTGGACCACGCTGATCGCTGCTAATGTTAGCTTACTGTTGACAGATTATGTCAGAACTAATGAAGACCAAGGCTTTGCTGGGGAACTGGCAGTTGTGCttcttcatttttattgctgAAGTGTCCCTGCTTCAAATGCTATATTTTTTGGAAACCACTTGTAGGAAGAAGCATTAAAAAGAGGGAGGGTATGGGGCAGAGGAAAGAAAGGCAGGGCAAAACCAGATGGAAAGGAGAATCGAAGTCAACTAGTGCCAGCTTGTATGTTATGTTTTGCTAGACGTTCCCATAACTTTGTGGGCAGCCCTCCGGGGTCTATATGACAGCTCTCCATCCCAGCACTAGTATTTGGGTATGGCAGTCTGTGGGTAAAGTTCTGAGGCGAAGTTAACCTTCAGCATTACCTTCAAGCTTTGTAGTTTTCATGTGTGCAAAAGAGACAAAAAAGAATTGAAAGCATtatgaatgaaaacaaatgaTGGCAGTGGCATAGTAGAATCCATAATCCACCACATTATTTTAGAACTACCTGTTATCTTGAAAAACTTGTGTGTAAAATTAAGAGATATGCCCCGAATATATTTTGCAACACTCCCTCCTCCAGCATCTGCTCCAAAGAATGTTAAATCCCAAATGAAACTAATTGATTTACTTGAGGGAAATTGCTATGGTTTCTTCTCCCTTGAAAGCAAAGCTCTGAACTGTTGAAAGGCAATAAATGAGCATAGTCCCGATAACCTTATTGATTTCACACCTGCTTCTTTCGATCATGCAAAAGAGAGATGCAATGTTTTTTATTTGCTATGAAGGCATACTAATGCATCTCTagcccaccttccttccttccccatcacCCTGCAATGTAATGATAACAATGCCCTTCTCCTTCTACCTTTGTCTAGGCAAACTTCCCCTGTATTCATCCATTCTATTTTCCACCCCAACATGTCCCTGCTCTTGCTCATTGTTTCCCTACCACAATCACAGTGTGCTTTGCATGCTATGTCCAGAGTTCTCCCCAGACCCAGCATCAACACATGGCATCCTCAGGCACCTTTCAGAACAGCGTGCACCACTGTCACTTGGTCTGGGCCTCCTGTTGACTACTGGGAAGCCCCCACTTGGGACCTGCTATTTGAATTTGCCACAATGCCCCCAACATAGTATGGATCTGGGGCAccgtgggaaattaaaatggctacCTTAATTAGGGGTATGGAAGCCACCAgtttaatttcccacagtgctctGGAGTGATGCTACATTGTGGCAATGTATTGTGAAATATTAAAATTCCCCTACCCAGACCCACACCCCGGGAATCCGACATTAATGGTGACTGCAACACTCCGATGAATGCCAGGTAATACTGTCAGGAGAACCTAAAAACAAGCCATCAAACCTGGAGCCAACACTGACTTTCTGTTCTTGTAcatatggacacacacacacacacacacacacacacacacacacacacacacgaatgtaGGTAGGTTGCATAGACCTAAATAAAGATTCATTTATGGACATGCACATTGCTTTAACTTTTCTGAATCTGTGCTTTACTCTAAAGGAGCTGAATTCCATGCAACTTACGCTATCTACTGTCTAATGAGCATGATGCCCATTAATTAAGAAACCCTGTTTTGAAAATCTGTAGAACTGTAACTCTTCGAAAGGAGTTACACAAAAACAGTGTTTGAACATCATAGGGAGCTAAGACATAGAATAATATAAATAGAACATCTTGAAGTGGTCTGCAGActataaaaagagaaaaacaataattTCCGCATAGAAGTAAAATATGTTTACAATtccaagtaaaaaaaacaacaaaaacctaaaACTGAATTTTGTATTGGAGCTTCACTAAGACAACTAaaaattgaaaagaaagaaaaaagtttaaaaatgaaattaaaatagaGGGGACACTTGTCTGGATGAATTTATTCCCTCAGAATTCAGAACCCAAATCTCTTTTTTCTGAGTTTAGAGACCTTTACCTCAAACGAGGTTACCTTTCCAATCACTTACTGATTAGTTCCCTGGAATggaaagtttgttttgtttttcttttgctttccagGACTTCATATTCCTTAGTAAGGGCTCTAGACAGTAGTGTTTGGTGGGGCAGAGTGGGATGGAGCGGCTTCGCAACGCCAGTTTCACTTCTGGGTACCAAAAGTGGGAGGTGGAAAGCTGGTTCAGTGCAGCAGTGCGGGTGGAGCCAATCTGATGCTCCCTCTGCTCCCTCGCCTCTCTGCCCCATCTCTGCCCCTCTCAATAATCAACAGCGTTGCTGCCgttgggaagccaggtgagcagtgcagccccccccccgcctgccccaCTGCTACTCACTTTTTCGTTTTCTCTGATGTAAGAATGTGGAGAAATGCTGTGTGTATCCATTGGTGTTTTGCGTGcttttgaaaacatttctgtgACCTCTCATGTCGGAGTGTAACTGCCAACTTAGAGGCCTTGTTCAGTTACTGCGTTTTGCAAGCCTGTTTAGCAGTAGCTGCTTAGAGACAGCTGCCTGTTCTTTTTAATACAGCATTTCAAGATTGCTATTATTCCAGCAGGTATTTTAGACGAAAGTATGCTTCTATAGTTTTAACtggtttccatttttttaaactttctgtatctttaaaaaaaaaaccccgcttCAAGTTAAGTTGTggttaagcggtatataaattatttaaataaagacgtttttttggttttttaaaaaaataaaataaagtaaataaatgaataaaacaagatGCCATTCAGGAATAAATGGAGGCAAACCCTCCAGGACTGCTGCTGCTCCATAGATGCATAATTTGTCTTGGACTAGTATTCCCAGATTTTTCTCCTGTTGAACATTGATGTCACCTGTATGAAATGGAGTCAGGTAAAAGCTTTCCAGTATTCTGTGGGGAATTTACAGGTATTATTCATATTAATGCTGACACTTTGGACATGCTAACAAATGCACAATACCCTTTCTTCAAATTCCTGCTTGTAGAACACACTGCCCTTTGGAGTGTGTGCCCTCCATTATTGTACAGGCTGTCACAGAATGATGACTTACAGGCAATATCcaattgtgtgggttttttgtttgttttgagaactgttatatctgtttttattattttaatggatTGCTGTATTTTAGCTTCCCCTTTTGTAATGTTTAGAAGTCTTTTGTAATGTTTAGAAGTTTATAACCATCCCAgataaatactttttttaaaaaaatgtgcataataTGAATGGGTGTCCACAAGCCCCAGACTTGTGATTCTTCCTTCCCCACTTCCTGCACAGCTGCACAGTAGAGTTCAGAATCTTTCATGTCTACTTTTGTGTTTGGAAACTGTGGTTAACCAAAGTTCCTTGTGGTATTAAcattaactatggttagtttaaAACAAGCCAACCATGGTTTCTGCAGCTAGTTTGTTTGAATTAACCATAGTTAATGCTGACCACATTTCTGGCTCTGAGGAACATACTAAGTTTTGGTTAACTAAAAGCAGAACTGAGAGCTGCTGAACTCTTCACCATCTATGGAAGCAGGAGGGTATGTGAGTCTGAGGCAACACTATGACTCATTCAAAGTATGCTGATCCGTCTTTAGTATGATGTTTGAACATggccacacacattcacacatgccTAATCTTTTAGTTATTTAAGGAGACCTCAAGTGTGATCACCTGTATGGGTTGACACTCTGATTGTATCAGTTATACAATCTTTGGGGGAATCGCAGGGGATTTTTTGATGCAATGAATACATAAGCTCAACATGTTTGAACAATAAAGTCTTTTGCGCATTCTATCACTTCCTGAGGGTGTATTTAACTTTTAGTAAGCAACTTATACAGAAATGACAGAAAACCgctagatgttcttggactcaaGCCCCATCAGCCGcagtcatcatggccaatggtcagggatgatgcaagttgtaATCCAGTAATATTTGGAGGATCACAGGTCCCCCATCTCTGTTATATGGATTTACATTCTCTTACTCTCTCTAGTATTATACCATTTTAGCTTGTTTTGTTCTTAATGTAGGGGGTAAAACACTTCCTaagaagaaacagcagcaaaagagctTTTTCAATACTAGCAAGATAATCACTTCCCAGAAGAACAATGTAGCTTGCCGCTTATTGTCAGCCAGGCTTCACAAAGTTAAAGAGCTGAAAAATGAAGTCTCTGCTCTGAAGAAAAAACTGGAGGCATCTAACATGGAAAATCAGATCTTGAAGCGGCTTCAATATCGACATTTGAAAGCAATAAGTAAATACGAAAATGCAGAGACCAATCTGCCTGATCTTCTAGCAAAACAATGTGGTGAAGTGAGGACTCTAAGGGTACTTCTTAGGAAATCTCAAGAGCAGGAGCGCAGTGCGTCCAAGAAACTTAGAGAAGTTGAGGCACAACTGCTAAAGACAAAAGATACCTTACTGGCATTGCagaaactttcagaagacaagaaTCTCGCAGAAAGAGGAGAACTTAGACGCAGGTTAAACAGCCTCACACAAAGAATGGAAAATGGAGATAAGAAAATTCAGGTACTAATGTGCAGTATACTAATGTGCAGTGTAACTAGAATTACAGCAAGAAATAGCAGAGTGCAGCTAGATTTCTAATTAACAGTCCTGGCCAAGCTATTGTTTAGATGTGCAGGAATTCATGAGTGTGCTGAGGCTTTCCTATTTACCTTAGGGATGGGGACCGCTCTGTACACAGATCACCATAACACAGGACACCTTCTCAGGCAGGAACTCCATGCGCATAACTACACACTTGGAGCTTAGGAACCAGAACAGCTTATTTCAAAGCTAttattaccgtatttactcgaatgcaatgcacaccttttttggccaaattatgttgcaaaAATTAGGGCACACATTAGATTTTCACTACTAACTAACTGCTATGGGAATGGAAGATTCTCCTTCTAGATttcaaaagagagggagagggagagaacacaTGATACAATATTTCTGATTATGGATACAATTTCCTACTAGACTTGTTTACCATAAGCATACTTGTtctcattatttaaaaaatcaaattatttttAAGAGTAGTATAAACCACTGATATCATTAATACGAATGGGGCTTTTCATCTTTCCAAATAAGTTTATTAAAATTTGCAATGTCTGTCGTAGTACTTCGGTCCTGTTACATTTAATATTGTATAATTCTCAGTAGGCAGGAGATAAAGTACATGGTCATGCGTTTGTAATATCTTTAGGTCTTAGAAAAGCAGCTGCTGTTGAATAATACCTCCTTTAGTCATCAGTTAGCAGTTGAGAAGAAAAAGACTCTTGAAGCTCAGTTGATTACCACGAATTTGCAAATGGAAATCAAGTCGCTTAACCAAAAAATCAAGGTATTTAAGCCTCAAGTTTATTTTACTATAAGAGAATTAGCAATTTATCGAGAGCATTTGCACATCTTCCAATGTCTAGTACAGGCGAGAGGAGatgctattttaaaaacatgtattctagtgcaaaaataaaagtattcttAAATGTGGCGATTAAACACTGAATGTGAGAACAGATTGATTAGCTGGTTTCTTGTGTTTCAAGTATCAGACATTATAAGCTGTGAACGATAAAATATAGTGAGATTTTGTTTGCTTATAATTAGATTCCTGGCTGCTTTTGGATCACATGTCCTCAAAAAGTAGCTTAAAATACTATAATCATTATAAAAGGCAATACAATTAATAAGAAAATCAGTTCACAAATTGAAACTAAGATAGCAGCTAGACAAGATAAAACATTGGCAGGGATTTTAAAATCCTTGTCAAATTGGTGAGTTTTAACTATCTGCCTGAAACTTTCTTTGGAGCAGGTTTGTCAAATCGCCCTTGGGAGGGTCTTCCACTGAATGGATGTGACTACATAAAGCTGCTGTggtgcatttgtaaaaaaaaagctaCAGCACATTTACAAGTAAATAGTTAATACTGTTGCACAAATGTCAGATAAGAAGCAAAGGTTGAGCTAACTACTCACCAGCTTTGATTTTTTGCTTTAGAAGTTACCCTTTTAGTAATGGCTGAACTTGTAGTGCAAAGAATTAGTGCTTTGAATACCACATTGTCAGGAACAGCTGTGGTGCCATGGAGTCCCTCAGCAAACGCaaaacagggatagggaacctttcTGGTCCTCAGGAATCTCAcacctgctcatagctgccaagttttcccttttctcgcgaggaagcctattcagcataagggaaaatcccttaaaaaaagggataacttggcagctatgcacctgctTTGTACCCTTCCtgtgtgtttctgcctggctggaatgtgtcctgtgagtgtgaagaaactagcctcctgcacaaatgtaaaatttatatttgttgctctatccacttttgcctctgatcccGCCCACCATgggtatgtggcccccagaaggttgtccaAAAGAGAATATGGCCTTCGGATGAaaaagattcccccctccccattctaaAAGGACATGCCAAAGAGAATTCTCAGGTGCAATCTCAACCAAACAAGCTCCATCCTTCTTTCAAGTGACAAGCGATAGAAGATTTGGCCTTTTGAAATTATGACTAAGATAAGATGCTTTTTACggagaataaaataagatggtGCTTTATGGAAGATGCATAGTGAATTCATCTATTTAGGCTTCATAGATAATTGAGGTCCATATAATAAATCATATTGCATCTTTTTAGCTTACTGCTGTGTTTTTATAGGAAAAAGAACGAGAACTTGGTGTGAGAAATATTTATGCAAATCGGATGCTTAAAGGCCAACAGGACAAAGGAGATTCAGAGTCTCCCCCCAAAGGTAGCATAATGTTTTTCTGCTCACTTTTAATGTGGAATGTCGCTTTCATGTGCCAAAACTGTATTCGAAAACTCtgcagtatttattattatttttaatgactgCAATGTCTCCCTCCCCCTGACCAGCCTAAAAGAGATCCACTGGTGCCACTGCCTCTGGCTCAGCGCTTTGCTGTACTGCTCAGTGAAAGAGTGGGTGTTATCACTGGTGAAATTCAAACAGAAAGCCCCAAAGGGTGGTGTTCCAGTGAGTGAAAGGGGCTGGGCCGCCCTGGGATCCACCACATTCTGAGTCAGCTCCACTGCCAGCACATGATGGCACTGGGCCAATCTAGACCCACTCACCGGCTGGTGCACTGCAGAGGAGGTTtttctctcccctgctccccttTCTACCCTGGCTGGTGTGAGCAGTGGCACCTATGATGCACAAAGTCTGCTGTTGCCCAGCCAGGGTTAGGGATC
This window contains:
- the LCA5L gene encoding lebercilin-like protein isoform X2, producing the protein MMASDDYILHFVVQEDNKCEQVTKSRSPSDSPSRVCKSTQSKCSTKVSHCSKCSSQCGTFQLDYSNDFNQDVSRRASSSSSSYSEEDNCRNSQVYYYEDFHTYSSETPCSNGSGYSSILEQPETKEEELSMKTKENDHQAKGGKTLPKKKQQQKSFFNTSKIITSQKNNVACRLLSARLHKVKELKNEVSALKKKLEASNMENQILKRLQYRHLKAISKYENAETNLPDLLAKQCGEVRTLRVLLRKSQEQERSASKKLREVEAQLLKTKDTLLALQKLSEDKNLAERGELRRRLNSLTQRMENGDKKIQVLEKQLLLNNTSFSHQLAVEKKKTLEAQLITTNLQMEIKSLNQKIKEKERELGVRNIYANRMLKGQQDKGDSESPPKGVDNQRY